CGATAAGCCTTCCGATCAGCTCTTGCAGGCAGCCTTATTGAAAGCCAATCAGGCCATTCTCGAAGACCAGCGCCAGCATCCGGAACGCTCGGACATGGGAACCACGGTAGTGGTCGTCTTGTTCCGTCCCTCCCCAGAGCAAGACAGGGAACAGCCTTGGGTGGCCCATATTGGCGATTCTCGTCTTTATCGACTGCGCGGCCATCATCTGCAACAGATGACCGTCGATCATACCTGGGTGGCTAAAGCGATGGCTTCGGGAGTCCTCGATCCGGAACAGGGGCGCACCCATCCCTGGAGGCATGTATTATCCCAGTGTTTGGGACGGGAAGATACCCAAGAGGATGATATTGATATAGACCTCATCGAGTTACAAGGGGGCGATCGCCTGCTGCTCTGTAGCGACGGCTTAACCGAAGAACTCCCCGATGGAACCATTGCCTCTACCCTCAAGTCTGTTCGCTCCTGTGACATGGCCGGACAGAAATTAATTGAACAGGCCAAAGAAAAAGGCGGACGGGACAATATCACCGTCGTCATTATTGCCCTAGAGCCTGAGTCATGAGTCATCAGATCAAGTCCGATTAAATAGCTATAATTACTAATCCTTATTGTCGCAAAAATTCCGCATCCCATTCGGGTAAAGAGGGATTAATACTTACACTAGAAGCGATTTCAAAGCCTGCTGGAGTGGTTAACCGGGGTCGAATTTGGCAATACCAGTGAACTTGGGGTTCTTCGGCCTTATAGCGAGCCGCCGTATTGATAATGTAGTTATAATCGGGATCGTTGAGTTTGTCCGATAACCGAGTCAGAATATTTTGCAGGATGGCAGCAAAATCCGCTTTTTCCGTATCCGTCAGACTGCCAAAATCAGCTTCATGATGTTTTGGGGCGATCGATACCTCAAATGGCACTTCAGCCGCAAACGGCACAAACGCTAAAAATGAATTATTCTCTTCGAGTACCCGCGTTTGTTCCTTGTACTCAAACTTGAGAATATCACAGTACAAACACCGTCCCCAGTCATCATAGTATCGTTGGGCTTCCTCCTCCCGCCAGCGTCGCTGTTGAGGCACAACACTGGTAATGATAATTTGGGAATGGGGATGGGACTGGGAAGCCCCTGCCCGTTGTCCATGGTTGCGGAAGATAATCCCCATCATGCTCTCATGCTCTCGCATCAGATCGATGTAGCGGTGATGATAGGTTTCTATAATCAGCTCCACTTCCGATCGCTCCATGGTGGGAATATCCTTATCATGATCCGGACTTTCAATGATCACCTCATGGCGACCATAACCTGGCATCATGAGATAAATACCATGGGACGAGCGCATGGTATTGCCGTCAGTCGAAAGGGCTGGATAGCGATTGGCAACGACACGGGTTTGCCACCCAGAGCCGTTGGATTTGGGGACTTCTAGTAAAATCTGTTCCTCTTCATGGCTGCCACCTGGACAAAAAGGACAAGGAAGGGCGATCGGATGATCGATAATGCAGGCTTGTCGCAAATCCTGGGGACGGTGCTTTCTCTTGGGCGCATAAATGACCCATTCCCTGGTGACCTTATTGAGTCGGATGTGGTTACCTTCTATATCTTGCACTTGAATCCCACGTTATATCGATTAGATTTGCCTAACTTCACTTTAAACCCTAATCCTACCCTGGAAACACAGATCGGGATATTCTCCTGCTCTCTACCGTGCTTTTACCCTTTTCTAGGTTCTGTTTAAGTCTTGAGTTACAATAGATTCCTAGATCTATTGTGCATCATTTAAGCCTAATGCTAAGAATCCTTCTAGCTTAATCTTTCTGTTCCTAGCCATCATTTAGCGTTATTGTGTCTCCACTGTGAACTCTATGAATACTCAATTCAATATTAGCTTACGTCGCTCTCGGAACTGGGCGATCGCTCAACAAGAAGCCGTTAATTTTCCTAGCGCTATTCAACCCCATGGAGTCCTGTTGGTCTTAAAAGAGCCAGAGTTAACGATTCTACAAGTGAGCCAAAATGTAGAATCCTTTTTAGGCTATGCCCCAGATCGCCTCCTCAATCAACCCTTATCTGTCTTATTAGACCCCTCACAACTGCAAATTGTTGAGTATCATCTAGCCTCTGCCAGTCTTCAGAGCAACAGTCCCCTCAAGCTCCGGGTGAATTCTCTGGAAAAAATTGAGTTCACTGGAACGATACATCGTCAGGATGATGGACTGATTCTAGAATTAGAAAAAAGCGTTAATCCGGAATTTAATCAAAATCTCGATTTTTATTACCTGACCAGACAAGCTACGATCGCTCTAAACGCCGCTCAAAACTTGGCAGAAGTTTGTAAAATTGCTGTTCACAATATTCGTGAAATCACAAAATTTGACCGAGTGATGCTCTATAAATTCTATGAAGATCATCATGGCAGTGTAATTGCTGAATCTAAACGGGAAGATATAGAGTCCTATTTAGGATTACATTATCCCGATATTGACATTCCGGAAGATGCACGAAATCTGTTTCTGAAAAATTGGTTGAGATTTATTTTTGATGTGAATGGAGAGGCGGTAGACTTACAACCTGATGTTAATCCGTTAACTCATCACAAAACGAACTTGAAAGGATCGTGGTTGAGATCTGCTTCTACCTGTCATCTGCAATATTTAAGAAATATGGGTGTGCGCTCTTCGATGACTCTTTCCTTAATTAAAAATCAACAACTTTGGGGGCTAATTGCCTGCCATAACTATACCCCAATTTCTCTCTCCCACGAGCAGCGATCCTCCTGTGAGTTTTTGGCCCAGTCTCTCTCCTTGGAATTGGTTTACAAGGAGCATAATGAAGATTATGAATATAAGTTGGATCTCAAAGATATTCAATCCCGTTTATTAGAGTCCATGTCTAATGCTCCTAGTTATATAGAAGGATTGATGAACAATGAAGCCGATCTTCTAGATTTAGTAAATGCTACAGGGGCGGCTATTTGTTTGGGCGATCGCTCTTTTCTCATTGGAGAAACTCCTGATATTACCTATGTTAATCAATTCAAAAATAATCTAGGTTACTATATAGGAGAATCTCGTTTCTTTTCCACAACTTGTTTAGCAGAAATCGATCCGGAAGCCACTGCCTATAAAGAAGTCGCTAGTGGGATACTTGCCATCAAAATTACACCGACTCAAAACCAGTATTTAATTTGGTTTCGCCCTGAAGTGCTGCAAACTGTCACTTGGGCTGGCAACCCAGAAAAAACATTAGAAAACAGCAAAAAGCCTGATGTACTTTGCCCTAGACAATCTTTTGAGTTGTGGAAAGAGACCGTTGACTTACAATCTTCTGCTTGGAAGAAATGTGAAATTGATGCAGCATTAAGCCTACAAAATTCGATCATTAAAATTGTCTTAAAAAAAGCAGATGAACTGGAAAAAGTGAATCAAGCCTTGAAACTATCAGAAGCCCAAGAGAAGGAGAAATCACGGCAACTGGAACAGACGATTCTGGAACTTAAACAAACTCAAACTCACTTAATTCAAAGTGAAAAGATGTCCGGCTTAGGACAATTGGTAGCAGGGATTGCTCATGAAATCAATAATCCTGTGAATTTTATTTATGGTAATCTTGCCCATGCTGATAATTATACTCAGGATTTACTCTCTATCCTTGAGCTGTATCAGAAGTTTTACCCTGTACC
The genomic region above belongs to Roseofilum capinflatum BLCC-M114 and contains:
- a CDS encoding PP2C family protein-serine/threonine phosphatase, producing MKRIFTGLTDTGVVRSVNQDAFYNDPEGRFFIVADGMGGHAGGQEASQLATTAIQEYLLAHWESDKPSDQLLQAALLKANQAILEDQRQHPERSDMGTTVVVVLFRPSPEQDREQPWVAHIGDSRLYRLRGHHLQQMTVDHTWVAKAMASGVLDPEQGRTHPWRHVLSQCLGREDTQEDDIDIDLIELQGGDRLLLCSDGLTEELPDGTIASTLKSVRSCDMAGQKLIEQAKEKGGRDNITVVIIALEPES
- the galT gene encoding galactose-1-phosphate uridylyltransferase, giving the protein MEGNHIRLNKVTREWVIYAPKRKHRPQDLRQACIIDHPIALPCPFCPGGSHEEEQILLEVPKSNGSGWQTRVVANRYPALSTDGNTMRSSHGIYLMMPGYGRHEVIIESPDHDKDIPTMERSEVELIIETYHHRYIDLMREHESMMGIIFRNHGQRAGASQSHPHSQIIITSVVPQQRRWREEEAQRYYDDWGRCLYCDILKFEYKEQTRVLEENNSFLAFVPFAAEVPFEVSIAPKHHEADFGSLTDTEKADFAAILQNILTRLSDKLNDPDYNYIINTAARYKAEEPQVHWYCQIRPRLTTPAGFEIASSVSINPSLPEWDAEFLRQ
- a CDS encoding ATP-binding protein — translated: MNTQFNISLRRSRNWAIAQQEAVNFPSAIQPHGVLLVLKEPELTILQVSQNVESFLGYAPDRLLNQPLSVLLDPSQLQIVEYHLASASLQSNSPLKLRVNSLEKIEFTGTIHRQDDGLILELEKSVNPEFNQNLDFYYLTRQATIALNAAQNLAEVCKIAVHNIREITKFDRVMLYKFYEDHHGSVIAESKREDIESYLGLHYPDIDIPEDARNLFLKNWLRFIFDVNGEAVDLQPDVNPLTHHKTNLKGSWLRSASTCHLQYLRNMGVRSSMTLSLIKNQQLWGLIACHNYTPISLSHEQRSSCEFLAQSLSLELVYKEHNEDYEYKLDLKDIQSRLLESMSNAPSYIEGLMNNEADLLDLVNATGAAICLGDRSFLIGETPDITYVNQFKNNLGYYIGESRFFSTTCLAEIDPEATAYKEVASGILAIKITPTQNQYLIWFRPEVLQTVTWAGNPEKTLENSKKPDVLCPRQSFELWKETVDLQSSAWKKCEIDAALSLQNSIIKIVLKKADELEKVNQALKLSEAQEKEKSRQLEQTILELKQTQTHLIQSEKMSGLGQLVAGIAHEINNPVNFIYGNLAHADNYTQDLLSILELYQKFYPVPPEEIKEECEDADLEFLMEDLPKLLQSMQIGADRIREIVRSLRNFSRLDESEVKAVNIHEGIDSTLLILNNRLKPKSNRPEIKVVKHYSPLPLVECYPSQLNQVFMNLIANAIDALEEANTQQNLSYQDLEAHPNEIKIYTSLYSPEASEQDWVVIEIEDNALGIPEEVQPKLFDPFFTTKPMGKGTGMGLAISYQIIVEKHQGKCSCQSTVGEGTTFRIEIPVQQ